Proteins co-encoded in one Candidatus Thiodictyon syntrophicum genomic window:
- a CDS encoding formylglycine-generating enzyme family protein yields MGSPAAEPERLDNEKQHQVLLTQGLWLADTACTQALWEAVMGENPSGFKGAERPVEQVDWEQVQAFIGRLNAAVPGLELRLPTEAEWEYGCRAGTNTPFSFGQTITTEQVNYDGNNPYAGGEKGPWRQETVAVKALPCNAWGLYQIGSRSTSQAGGAGAK; encoded by the coding sequence ATGGGCTCGCCCGCGGCCGAGCCGGAGCGCCTCGACAACGAGAAACAGCACCAGGTCCTCCTCACCCAGGGCCTGTGGCTCGCGGACACCGCCTGCACCCAGGCCCTGTGGGAGGCGGTGATGGGCGAGAACCCGAGCGGGTTCAAGGGTGCGGAGCGCCCGGTGGAGCAGGTCGACTGGGAGCAGGTGCAGGCGTTCATCGGGCGGCTCAACGCCGCCGTCCCGGGGCTCGAGCTGCGCCTGCCGACCGAGGCGGAGTGGGAGTATGGCTGCCGGGCGGGCACCAATACGCCCTTTTCATTCGGCCAGACGATCACCACCGAGCAGGTGAACTACGACGGCAACAATCCCTATGCCGGCGGCGAGAAGGGTCCCTGGCGGCAGGAGACCGTCGCAGTCAAGGCCCTGCCATGCAATGCTTGGGGCCTCTATCAGATTGGCTCGAGGTCCACAAGCCAGGCCGGCGGAGCCGGGGCCAAGTGA
- a CDS encoding AAA family ATPase: protein MTEIPQIPVGERLTLPAVGPWPESCHVFAEPDAYAIAAAIAAGRPLLVRGEPGVGKSQLARAAAVVCGRLFVSEVVHSRSEPQDLQWRFDAVARLGEAQALDAARVEDVGPALNPLRYLSPGVLWWTFEHDRAPDGGG, encoded by the coding sequence ATGACCGAGATCCCCCAGATTCCCGTCGGTGAACGCCTGACCCTCCCAGCCGTCGGCCCCTGGCCCGAGTCCTGTCACGTCTTCGCGGAACCGGATGCCTATGCCATCGCCGCCGCTATCGCTGCCGGGCGCCCGCTCCTGGTGCGCGGTGAACCGGGCGTGGGCAAGAGCCAGTTGGCGCGGGCGGCGGCCGTGGTGTGCGGGCGTCTCTTCGTCTCCGAGGTCGTGCACTCGCGCAGCGAGCCGCAGGACCTGCAGTGGCGTTTCGACGCCGTGGCCCGCCTGGGCGAGGCCCAGGCACTGGACGCGGCGCGGGTGGAGGACGTGGGTCCAGCCCTCAACCCACTGCGGTATCTGAGCCCGGGCGTGCTCTGGTGGACGTTCGAACATGACCGCGCACCTGACGGAGGCGGGTGA
- a CDS encoding metallophosphoesterase family protein gives MHFNWLHFTDLHCGMREDRWLWDTVLERLRKDLAILQPRCGAWDLILFTGDLTDRGTRAQFDELDAGLTRLGDCIAALQGGRQPILLAVPGNHDLQRPETDDEGLSVLAAWLGQPRLPQVFWDKPDAVACQTIDTAFAEYRAWWDRRVAPQLGTEGRSN, from the coding sequence GTGCACTTCAACTGGCTGCACTTCACGGACCTGCACTGCGGGATGCGCGAGGACCGATGGCTCTGGGACACCGTGCTCGAGCGCCTGCGCAAGGACCTGGCGATCCTCCAGCCGCGCTGCGGCGCCTGGGACCTGATCCTGTTCACCGGCGATCTGACCGATCGGGGCACCCGGGCGCAGTTCGACGAACTTGACGCCGGCCTGACGCGGCTCGGCGATTGCATCGCAGCGCTTCAGGGCGGACGGCAGCCAATCCTGCTCGCGGTCCCCGGCAACCATGACCTGCAGCGGCCGGAAACCGACGACGAGGGTCTGAGCGTGCTTGCGGCCTGGCTTGGACAACCGCGGTTGCCGCAGGTCTTTTGGGACAAACCGGATGCGGTCGCCTGCCAGACGATCGACACGGCCTTCGCCGAATACCGCGCCTGGTGGGATCGCCGCGTGGCCCCGCAGTTGGGAACCGAGGGCCGGTCGAACTGA
- a CDS encoding translocation/assembly module TamB domain-containing protein: protein MTEDTQAPAPTPTPDPPAPAAPAAAPLGRRRHPVIRVLRLLGAILVPALLLTLLLLGLVLGTQSGLRTALALAEDLAPELIQVGKAQGRVLGRLHLEDVAIRLPDLDLRLGSFDLDWSPLAAVTGTLRIARVVARDVDVVTTPSEAAQAAAIVLPQIALPLQIEIGEALVENLRVLHRGVDTPLFVLDRAALGARLTGSALDLVGLELAAGQYGLTIRGAGQAQLTDRYPLDLQLDWDLTMPPAVQIAGRGHLSGDLDRLVVTYDLTGSAQVTLSAQVADVLERPRWDAVMQIEGVRVPDFQADAPEMAVRGRLETRGDLDAATLTGNLDGTAPNRADFGHLETALDAQWKDRRLDLRRLDLTESVSGARFSATGDLDLNPSPGTFKLNGTWERLRWPLTGALTATAPQGRVQASGTFDAYDYAVSGAVQGPAFPAVDLDLRGQGDAKGTRISALRVLTLGGSLEAAGSVAWAPELGWDLKAGAKDLNPSGIVPGIEDRIGFSLATKGGLAGFSYDLRAASQGPGLPPARLLLGGKGDLKGTEIASLRLEVLQGRIDGRARVAWDPAVTWEADLAAVGLDPGSYAPGWPGRIDGRLSSRGTLEAKGPNLTATLTGVQGTLRGYPIAAAGQVQMAAGTIRIQGLSASSGPSSARVDGVINEKLDLRFDLASPDLASLMPGAKGSIQARGRVQGGIKAPTVALQIDARDAALAGQGITRLTGSVDLALAPDGPLRIQLDGQGLTAGGLHWERLEVRGDGSVPNHRLSVTASGQPLSIRLEAAGGLTLAGAGPAAYRGTLSRLDLDSERYGNWRLPQAMPLRLAGPRIAAGPLCLRNAKGSGGCLGFEQTAPGEWTATIDLDPLGAELVQDLFSANLAAQGAARVKGRFAAKGPVLTGSALAEIPQGRLRLDLGQARFEELDLSRTRLTLDAGARGLGARLDLPLKGLGQFEAAVDLPGWRLDAPARPDQPLRGGVHGGVAGLARFSNLVPNLTGITGKLALDFDLGGTLSRPGVKGQATLRGFGAEVPLLGTKITNLDVTLTAPALERLTIQGQGEVGGRRLWLSGDAEGGAGGLSGQVLIAGERLKVADTKEYQVTLSPHIEIGLTPQGARVRGEIKVPLARIRPRKLPAGTLLPSPDIVLVDQAGAAKPPFPVDIDLRLTLGNDVTIDAFGVRGRLIGNLRILQAPGRELLGDGQLAIVDGVYRFNPGIGLGTDLIPILSNLGTELGTPLTITQGRLVFSNSPIGNPGLLLMAQRESGSLNAGVRVVGTLRNSRLAFFSESDPGMSQAEITKYLLTGIAPRTDTGQGGQSLSVGTYVAPNLYMEYVSGIGDSQNAVKLRYDWSRNIELEAESGDAPGADIFYKFER from the coding sequence ATGACCGAGGACACCCAAGCACCAGCGCCGACGCCGACGCCGGACCCGCCCGCCCCCGCGGCGCCGGCCGCGGCCCCGCTCGGCCGCCGCCGCCATCCCGTGATCCGGGTCCTGCGTCTGCTGGGCGCGATCCTGGTCCCGGCCCTGCTCTTGACGTTGCTGCTGCTGGGGCTGGTGCTCGGGACCCAGAGCGGGTTGCGCACCGCGCTCGCGCTGGCGGAGGACCTGGCACCGGAACTGATCCAGGTGGGCAAGGCGCAGGGGCGGGTCCTGGGGCGGCTGCACCTGGAGGACGTGGCGATCCGGCTGCCGGACCTGGACCTGCGCCTGGGCAGCTTCGATCTGGACTGGTCGCCCCTGGCCGCCGTCACCGGGACCCTGCGCATCGCCCGGGTCGTCGCCCGCGATGTCGATGTGGTCACGACGCCGTCCGAGGCCGCGCAGGCCGCGGCTATCGTCCTGCCGCAGATCGCGCTGCCCCTGCAGATCGAGATCGGTGAGGCCCTGGTAGAGAACCTGCGGGTCCTGCACCGCGGGGTGGACACGCCGCTCTTCGTGCTGGATCGCGCGGCCCTGGGGGCGCGTCTCACCGGCAGTGCCCTGGACCTCGTCGGGTTGGAACTGGCCGCGGGCCAGTATGGGCTCACGATCAGGGGCGCGGGCCAGGCCCAGTTGACGGACCGGTATCCATTGGACCTGCAACTGGACTGGGACCTGACCATGCCGCCCGCGGTGCAGATCGCGGGCCGGGGGCACCTCAGCGGGGACCTCGACCGGCTGGTCGTCACCTACGACCTGACCGGCTCGGCCCAGGTGACACTGAGCGCCCAGGTCGCCGACGTACTGGAACGCCCGCGCTGGGACGCCGTGATGCAGATCGAGGGCGTGCGGGTGCCTGACTTCCAGGCGGACGCCCCCGAGATGGCGGTCCGCGGGCGCCTCGAGACCCGCGGGGACTTGGATGCCGCCACCCTCACCGGCAACCTGGACGGCACGGCGCCGAACCGGGCGGACTTCGGCCACTTGGAGACGGCCCTGGACGCCCAGTGGAAGGACCGGCGGCTCGACCTGCGCAGGCTCGACCTCACCGAGTCGGTCTCCGGGGCGCGCTTTTCCGCCACGGGCGACCTGGATCTCAATCCCAGCCCCGGCACCTTCAAACTCAACGGCACCTGGGAGCGGCTGCGCTGGCCGCTCACCGGCGCCCTGACCGCCACCGCACCCCAGGGCCGGGTCCAGGCCTCCGGCACCTTCGACGCCTATGACTACGCGGTCTCCGGGGCGGTGCAGGGCCCCGCCTTCCCGGCCGTCGACCTCGATCTGCGGGGCCAGGGAGACGCTAAGGGGACCCGGATCAGCGCACTCAGGGTGCTTACTCTGGGCGGCAGCCTGGAGGCGGCCGGCAGCGTCGCCTGGGCACCGGAACTGGGTTGGGATCTGAAGGCCGGGGCCAAGGACCTGAATCCGAGCGGGATCGTCCCCGGGATCGAGGACCGGATCGGTTTCAGTCTGGCGACCAAGGGCGGGCTTGCCGGCTTCAGCTATGACCTGAGGGCCGCCTCCCAGGGCCCCGGGCTCCCCCCGGCGCGCCTGCTGCTGGGCGGCAAGGGCGATCTGAAGGGGACCGAGATTGCGTCGCTGCGCCTGGAGGTCCTCCAGGGCCGCATCGATGGCCGTGCCCGTGTCGCCTGGGACCCGGCGGTGACCTGGGAGGCGGACCTGGCCGCCGTGGGGCTCGACCCCGGGTCCTATGCCCCCGGGTGGCCGGGCCGCATCGACGGGCGTCTCAGCAGCCGCGGCACCCTGGAGGCCAAGGGTCCGAACCTGACGGCGACGCTCACCGGGGTCCAGGGGACCTTGCGCGGCTATCCCATCGCCGCCGCGGGTCAGGTGCAGATGGCGGCCGGGACCATTCGGATCCAGGGGCTCAGCGCCTCCTCGGGCCCCAGCAGTGCGCGGGTGGACGGCGTCATCAATGAGAAGCTCGACCTGCGCTTCGACCTCGCCTCGCCGGATCTGGCGAGTCTCATGCCGGGGGCCAAGGGGAGCATCCAGGCACGCGGCAGGGTGCAGGGGGGGATCAAGGCGCCGACGGTGGCGCTTCAGATCGATGCCAGGGACGCCGCCCTGGCCGGTCAGGGGATCACGCGCCTGACGGGCTCCGTGGATCTGGCCCTGGCGCCGGACGGTCCCCTGCGCATCCAACTGGACGGCCAGGGGCTGACGGCCGGGGGCCTGCACTGGGAGCGGCTGGAGGTGCGCGGCGACGGCAGTGTGCCGAACCATCGGCTGAGCGTCACGGCCAGCGGCCAACCCCTGTCCATCCGGCTGGAGGCGGCCGGCGGACTCACGCTGGCCGGTGCCGGCCCGGCCGCGTATCGAGGGACCCTGAGCCGCCTGGACCTGGACAGCGAACGCTACGGCAACTGGCGTCTCCCGCAGGCTATGCCCCTGCGCCTGGCCGGCCCCAGGATCGCGGCGGGCCCCCTGTGTCTGCGCAACGCCAAGGGCTCCGGGGGCTGTCTCGGGTTCGAGCAGACGGCCCCGGGCGAATGGACGGCGACCATCGATCTGGACCCGCTGGGGGCCGAGTTGGTCCAGGACCTGTTTTCCGCGAACCTGGCGGCGCAGGGCGCCGCCCGGGTCAAGGGGCGCTTTGCGGCCAAGGGTCCGGTGCTGACCGGCAGCGCCCTGGCCGAGATTCCCCAGGGGCGGCTGCGCCTGGACCTCGGCCAGGCCAGGTTCGAGGAACTCGACCTCTCCCGGACGCGCCTGACCCTGGACGCCGGGGCCCGGGGCCTGGGGGCGCGGCTGGACCTGCCGCTGAAGGGCCTGGGTCAGTTCGAGGCCGCGGTGGACCTGCCGGGCTGGCGCCTCGACGCCCCGGCGCGCCCGGATCAGCCCTTGCGCGGGGGGGTGCACGGGGGCGTGGCGGGACTCGCGCGGTTCTCCAACCTGGTCCCGAACCTGACCGGCATCACCGGCAAGCTGGCCCTGGACTTCGACCTGGGCGGCACCCTGAGCCGGCCCGGGGTCAAGGGCCAGGCGACGCTGCGCGGCTTCGGTGCCGAGGTGCCGCTGCTGGGCACCAAAATCACCAACCTCGATGTCACGCTCACGGCGCCGGCCCTGGAGCGGCTGACCATCCAGGGCCAGGGGGAGGTCGGCGGCCGGCGCCTGTGGCTCAGCGGTGACGCCGAGGGCGGCGCCGGCGGCTTGAGCGGCCAGGTGCTGATCGCCGGTGAGCGGCTCAAGGTGGCGGACACCAAGGAATATCAGGTCACCCTGTCACCCCACATCGAGATCGGCCTGACCCCCCAGGGCGCCCGGGTGCGGGGCGAGATCAAGGTCCCGCTGGCGCGCATCCGGCCGCGCAAGCTCCCGGCCGGGACCCTGCTGCCGTCCCCGGACATCGTGTTGGTGGATCAGGCCGGGGCGGCCAAGCCGCCGTTTCCGGTGGACATCGACCTGCGCCTCACCCTGGGCAACGACGTGACCATCGACGCCTTCGGGGTGCGCGGGCGCCTGATCGGCAACCTGCGCATCCTGCAGGCCCCGGGCCGGGAACTGCTGGGCGATGGACAACTGGCGATCGTGGACGGGGTCTACCGCTTCAACCCCGGGATCGGGCTGGGCACCGACCTGATTCCCATCCTGAGCAACCTGGGCACAGAGTTGGGCACCCCCCTGACCATCACCCAGGGGCGGCTGGTCTTTTCCAACAGCCCCATCGGCAATCCCGGCCTCCTGCTGATGGCCCAGCGCGAGAGCGGCAGCCTCAACGCCGGGGTGCGGGTGGTGGGCACGCTGCGCAACTCCAGGCTCGCCTTCTTCTCCGAGAGCGACCCGGGCATGAGTCAGGCGGAAATCACCAAGTATCTGTTGACCGGGATCGCGCCCCGCACCGACACGGGGCAGGGGGGCCAGTCACTGTCGGTGGGGACCTATGTAGCGCCCAACCTGTATATGGAATACGTCAGCGGTATCGGCGACAGCCAGAACGCGGTCAAGCTGCGCTATGATTGGAGCCGCAACATCGAACTCGAGGCCGAAAGCGGGGACGCCCCGGGTGCGGATATCTTCTACAAGTTCGAGCGTTGA
- a CDS encoding lysophospholipid acyltransferase family protein has translation MTDPDSGPLPGAPALRHPRYWPSWLAVGLAYALGRLPFPLLWALGQGLGRLGYYMATDRREVARRNLGICLANRTPTQRERILRAHFGWLGVAAVTQGLVWGISRARLKRLVLIRNPEVIDACIAAGRPVIVLVPHFVGLELAGAAFTGLVHAGVYMYQKIRDPVVDRQVKRARRQYGSVSIERSDDLRGLIRVVRSGTPFFYLPDQDGGRRGIFVPFCGVPASTVPSLGRFAALSGALVIPTFARYLPWGRGLELAFDAPLSPFPTGDPAADAALMNRVIEARIHTMPEQYFWVHRRFKTRPPGAPPFYPPKRRRS, from the coding sequence ATGACCGATCCTGACTCCGGGCCCCTGCCCGGCGCCCCTGCGCTGCGGCATCCGCGCTACTGGCCCAGTTGGCTTGCCGTCGGCCTGGCCTATGCCCTGGGTCGGCTCCCCTTCCCGCTCCTGTGGGCACTGGGTCAGGGCCTCGGACGGCTGGGCTATTACATGGCCACGGACCGGCGCGAGGTCGCCCGCCGCAACCTGGGCATCTGTCTCGCCAACCGCACACCGACGCAGCGCGAGCGCATCCTGCGCGCCCATTTCGGCTGGCTGGGGGTGGCGGCCGTCACCCAGGGGCTGGTGTGGGGGATTTCGCGGGCGCGGCTCAAGCGTCTGGTGCTCATCCGCAACCCTGAGGTCATCGACGCCTGTATCGCCGCCGGTCGGCCGGTGATCGTGCTGGTGCCCCATTTCGTAGGGCTGGAACTGGCGGGCGCGGCCTTCACCGGCCTGGTCCATGCCGGGGTCTACATGTATCAGAAGATCCGTGACCCGGTGGTGGACCGCCAGGTCAAGCGGGCGCGCCGCCAGTACGGCAGTGTCTCCATTGAGCGCAGCGATGACCTGCGCGGCCTGATCCGCGTGGTGCGCTCCGGTACGCCCTTCTTCTACCTGCCGGACCAGGACGGCGGGCGCCGTGGTATCTTCGTGCCCTTCTGCGGCGTGCCGGCCTCCACGGTCCCCAGTCTCGGGCGCTTCGCCGCCCTGTCCGGGGCCCTGGTGATCCCGACCTTCGCCCGTTACCTGCCCTGGGGCCGGGGGCTGGAACTCGCCTTCGACGCGCCGCTCAGTCCCTTTCCCACCGGCGACCCGGCGGCCGACGCGGCCCTGATGAACCGGGTGATCGAGGCGCGCATCCACACCATGCCGGAGCAATACTTTTGGGTGCATCGCCGCTTCAAGACCCGTCCCCCGGGCGCGCCGCCCTTCTACCCGCCGAAACGGCGCCGCTCCTGA
- a CDS encoding lysylphosphatidylglycerol synthase transmembrane domain-containing protein, whose amino-acid sequence MSKPAPLDAAQRLGTRGPRLGQARDWLIGAALLVALVAAVQYSVGWGTLLAPWLAFSPLLVGWLFLLTALSYGLRAVRVHDWFRPRLQGQFTGVLRLTILHNSANNLLPMRTGELVFPWLMRRYFDFGLLEATAALLWIRILDMHFLGLIAILILDLRDPWWVWWAVGLAWVAGLSVLALIGRVGASPWLAGGGRARALVRQVAAAAPRDPWLIARVYLWTVGTWTLKFIAFASVLAHFVPADFWRVLAGVMGAELSSVLPVHGIAGSGSYEIAAMAALVPLGVAPKVALAGAVNLHLFLLGTTLLLGGLAFLLPRPPRS is encoded by the coding sequence CTGAGCAAGCCCGCACCCCTGGACGCTGCGCAGCGCCTGGGCACCCGCGGACCGCGCCTGGGCCAAGCGCGGGACTGGCTGATCGGCGCCGCCCTGCTCGTCGCCCTGGTCGCGGCGGTGCAGTACAGCGTCGGCTGGGGGACGCTGCTGGCCCCCTGGCTGGCCTTCTCCCCGCTCCTGGTCGGCTGGCTCTTTCTGCTCACGGCCCTGAGCTATGGCCTGCGCGCCGTGCGCGTCCACGACTGGTTCCGCCCGCGCTTGCAGGGGCAGTTCACCGGCGTACTGCGCCTGACGATCCTGCACAACAGCGCCAACAACCTGCTGCCGATGCGCACCGGGGAACTGGTCTTCCCCTGGCTGATGCGCCGCTATTTCGACTTTGGCCTGCTGGAGGCGACCGCGGCGCTGCTGTGGATCCGCATCCTGGACATGCACTTCCTGGGGCTCATCGCGATCCTGATCCTGGACCTGCGCGACCCCTGGTGGGTCTGGTGGGCGGTGGGGCTCGCCTGGGTCGCCGGGCTCTCAGTACTGGCCCTGATCGGGCGCGTCGGCGCCTCACCCTGGTTGGCCGGGGGCGGGCGCGCACGCGCCCTGGTGCGGCAGGTCGCGGCCGCGGCGCCGCGCGACCCCTGGCTCATCGCCCGGGTCTATCTGTGGACCGTCGGGACCTGGACGCTCAAGTTCATCGCCTTTGCGAGTGTCCTGGCACACTTCGTCCCGGCCGACTTCTGGCGCGTGCTGGCCGGGGTGATGGGAGCGGAACTCTCCAGCGTACTGCCCGTCCACGGCATCGCCGGCAGCGGCAGCTACGAGATCGCCGCCATGGCCGCCCTGGTACCCCTGGGGGTGGCGCCCAAGGTCGCCTTGGCCGGTGCGGTCAACCTGCACCTGTTCCTCCTGGGAACCACCCTGCTGCTGGGCGGCCTGGCCTTCCTGTTGCCGCGTCCGCCGCGGTCTTAG
- a CDS encoding ADP-ribosylglycohydrolase family protein encodes MVELTVADRMRGALWGMFVGDALAMPVHWYYDVAALRREFGTIRDYQSPRAEHPNSIMPLASTGQAGRGAQDGDLVGTLILKGKKHLWGRPRIHYHHGLRAGDNTLNLLCARVLIRSMNAAGGHDPAAFLHDYVAFMTAPDSHRDTYAESYHRAFFANLARGLPPARCAGAEGHDTASIGGLVSLPPVFLAAPGAPDQGAGAALAQLRLTHRSAALERYALALGELLVRLVGDPAPRVGPLACALAERLGFPAGRVVAQAAAGQLSDLDVIGGRLSPACYIDQSFPAVLYLAGRYADDLEAALIANVGVGGDNAHRGAVLGALLGAALGYRAIPERWIAGLTARAALEDEIETFVGQFGGTSP; translated from the coding sequence ATGGTGGAATTGACCGTAGCGGACCGGATGCGGGGCGCCCTGTGGGGCATGTTCGTGGGTGATGCGCTGGCGATGCCGGTGCATTGGTACTACGACGTAGCCGCCCTGCGGCGCGAATTCGGCACCATTCGCGATTACCAGTCACCGCGGGCGGAGCATCCGAACTCCATCATGCCGCTGGCCAGTACCGGCCAGGCGGGGCGCGGGGCCCAGGATGGGGACCTGGTCGGTACCCTGATCCTGAAGGGTAAGAAGCACCTGTGGGGCCGGCCGCGCATCCATTATCACCATGGGCTGCGGGCCGGGGACAATACGCTGAACCTGCTGTGCGCCCGGGTGCTGATCCGCTCCATGAACGCGGCCGGCGGCCATGACCCGGCGGCCTTCCTGCACGACTATGTGGCCTTTATGACGGCCCCGGACAGCCACCGGGACACCTATGCGGAGTCCTACCATCGGGCCTTCTTCGCCAACCTGGCCCGCGGCCTGCCGCCGGCGCGCTGTGCCGGCGCCGAGGGTCACGATACGGCCTCCATTGGCGGCCTGGTGTCGCTGCCGCCGGTCTTTCTGGCGGCGCCCGGCGCGCCTGATCAGGGGGCCGGTGCGGCCCTGGCACAATTGCGCCTGACCCACAGGTCCGCTGCGTTGGAACGCTACGCCCTGGCCCTGGGGGAATTGCTGGTCCGGCTGGTCGGGGACCCCGCGCCCCGGGTCGGGCCCCTGGCCTGCGCCCTGGCCGAACGCCTGGGGTTCCCGGCCGGCCGGGTGGTCGCGCAGGCGGCGGCCGGGCAGTTGTCGGACCTGGACGTGATCGGCGGTCGTTTGAGCCCGGCCTGCTACATCGATCAGTCCTTTCCGGCCGTCCTGTATCTGGCGGGGCGCTATGCCGATGACCTCGAGGCGGCCCTGATCGCCAACGTCGGCGTGGGCGGCGACAACGCCCATCGGGGGGCGGTGTTAGGGGCGCTGCTCGGCGCGGCACTGGGGTATCGTGCGATCCCGGAGCGCTGGATTGCCGGACTGACCGCGCGGGCGGCGTTGGAGGATGAGATCGAAACCTTTGTGGGCCAATTCGGCGGGACATCGCCCTAG
- the aroE gene encoding shikimate dehydrogenase, producing the protein MRQRYAVIGNPIAHSKSPLIHAAFARQTGADLEYGRLLAEPDDFEGTVRRFFGDGGRGLNVTVPFKEQAFRLADEHSPGAAAAGAVNTLIPLPGGRLRGDNTDGVGLVRDLRENHGFAFAGRRLLLLGAGGAARGVLRPLLETGLKELLIANRTAARATALADAAADLGAVSGCGLTDLGGTDFDLIINATAAGLTGAVPPLPPRCLAPGAWTYDLLYGDRPTPFCCWGRAHGAAQALDGLGMLVEQAAESFRLWRGIMPQTAPVIELLRPTQ; encoded by the coding sequence ATGCGGCAGCGTTACGCCGTCATCGGCAACCCGATCGCCCATAGCAAGTCCCCATTGATCCATGCCGCCTTTGCCCGGCAGACGGGAGCGGACCTGGAGTATGGTCGGCTGCTGGCCGAGCCGGACGATTTTGAAGGGACGGTGCGGCGCTTCTTTGGGGACGGGGGGCGGGGCCTCAATGTGACGGTGCCGTTCAAGGAGCAGGCCTTTCGGCTCGCGGATGAACACAGCCCCGGGGCCGCTGCCGCCGGGGCGGTCAACACCCTGATTCCGCTTCCCGGGGGCCGGTTGCGGGGTGACAATACCGATGGCGTGGGGCTGGTCCGCGACTTGCGGGAGAATCACGGTTTCGCCTTCGCCGGTCGGCGCTTACTCCTGCTCGGTGCCGGCGGGGCCGCCCGGGGCGTTCTGCGGCCCTTGCTGGAGACTGGCCTCAAGGAACTGCTGATCGCCAACCGCACGGCCGCCCGTGCTACCGCCCTGGCCGACGCCGCGGCCGACCTGGGCGCGGTGAGCGGCTGCGGCCTGACGGATCTGGGGGGCACCGACTTCGACCTCATCATCAACGCGACCGCCGCCGGACTGACGGGGGCGGTGCCGCCGCTGCCGCCCCGGTGCCTCGCCCCGGGCGCCTGGACCTACGACCTGCTCTACGGGGACAGGCCCACGCCCTTCTGTTGCTGGGGCCGCGCCCACGGGGCCGCACAGGCGCTCGATGGGCTCGGGATGCTGGTAGAGCAGGCGGCGGAGTCCTTCCGTCTGTGGCGCGGGATCATGCCGCAGACCGCGCCGGTGATCGAACTGCTGCGGCCAACCCAATGA
- the hemB gene encoding porphobilinogen synthase, producing the protein MSLYDTARAAYPLTRMRRMRRDAFSRRLMRESHLTPDDLIWPVFVLEGSGQREPVVSMPGVTRLSIDLLVAQAREIAALGVPAMALFPVTPPSAKSEDAAEAFNPDGLAQRAVRALKDALPDLGVITDVALDPFTTHGQDGLIDETGYVLNDATVDVLVRQAVSHAQAGADIVAPSDMMDGRIGAVRTALEAEGHIHTRILAYSAKYASSFYGPFRDAVGSATNLKGGNKYSYQMDPANTNEALHEVGLDLAEGADMVMIKPGMPYLDIVRRVKDQFGVPTFVYQVSGEYAMLKAASQNGWLDERAVVLESLLGFKRAGADGVLTYYAHDVARWLGE; encoded by the coding sequence ATGTCCCTGTACGACACGGCGCGAGCCGCCTACCCCCTGACCCGCATGCGCCGGATGCGCCGCGACGCCTTCTCGCGTCGGCTGATGCGCGAGAGCCACCTGACCCCGGACGACCTGATCTGGCCGGTGTTCGTGCTCGAGGGGTCCGGTCAGCGTGAGCCGGTGGTTTCCATGCCCGGCGTCACCCGGCTCAGCATCGACCTGCTGGTGGCGCAGGCGCGCGAAATCGCCGCGCTGGGGGTCCCGGCCATGGCCCTGTTCCCGGTGACGCCGCCCTCCGCCAAGTCCGAGGACGCCGCCGAAGCCTTTAACCCGGACGGACTGGCGCAGCGTGCCGTGCGCGCCCTGAAGGATGCCCTGCCGGATCTGGGGGTGATCACCGACGTGGCCCTGGACCCCTTCACCACCCACGGCCAGGACGGACTGATCGACGAGACCGGCTATGTACTCAATGATGCCACCGTGGATGTCCTGGTCCGTCAGGCGGTCTCCCACGCCCAGGCCGGGGCCGACATCGTGGCCCCCTCGGACATGATGGACGGGCGCATCGGTGCGGTGCGCACCGCCCTGGAGGCCGAGGGTCACATCCACACCCGCATCCTGGCCTATTCCGCCAAGTATGCCTCCAGCTTCTACGGCCCCTTCCGCGACGCGGTGGGCTCGGCGACCAACCTCAAGGGCGGGAACAAGTACAGCTACCAGATGGACCCGGCCAACACCAACGAGGCCCTGCACGAGGTCGGCCTGGATCTGGCCGAGGGCGCCGACATGGTGATGATCAAGCCCGGGATGCCGTATCTGGACATCGTGCGGCGGGTCAAGGACCAGTTCGGCGTGCCGACCTTCGTCTACCAGGTGAGCGGGGAGTACGCCATGCTCAAGGCGGCGAGTCAGAACGGTTGGCTCGACGAACGCGCGGTGGTGCTGGAGTCCCTGCTCGGCTTCAAGCGCGCCGGGGCGGACGGGGTCCTCACCTACTACGCCCATGACGTCGCCCGCTGGTTGGGCGAGTGA
- a CDS encoding thioredoxin family protein yields the protein MDLAQFQALVVEASNQQAILVDFCADWCSACHTLSPHLERVINELDGAIRLARVEIDGGENMKLAALYRLRAFPTVILFQGGQEYGRFSGARSTHQVRDWVLARLGSGEEHRRQGV from the coding sequence GTGGACTTGGCCCAGTTCCAGGCCCTGGTCGTCGAGGCCTCCAACCAGCAGGCGATACTGGTAGATTTCTGCGCCGACTGGTGCAGCGCCTGCCACACCCTATCGCCCCATCTGGAGCGGGTGATCAACGAACTGGACGGCGCCATCCGCCTCGCGCGGGTGGAGATCGACGGCGGCGAGAACATGAAGCTGGCCGCCCTTTACCGGCTGCGCGCCTTCCCCACCGTGATCCTGTTCCAGGGCGGCCAGGAGTATGGGCGTTTCAGTGGGGCACGCTCCACCCACCAGGTCCGCGACTGGGTGCTCGCGCGCCTGGGGAGCGGGGAAGAGCACCGCCGCCAGGGCGTCTGA